In Candidatus Poribacteria bacterium, a genomic segment contains:
- a CDS encoding Gfo/Idh/MocA family oxidoreductase, with the protein METSGKERIRVGVVGAGRGQSFMRSAIAVGLELVAICDTWEEKLKQVGDQLGVTTYTDYDKFLEHDMDAVVLANYFHEHAPFAIKAFAADKHVMSECAACHTMAEAVALARAFEKSGKIYLFAENYPYMVYNQEMHRLYKAGQIGEFKYGEGEYVHPDPAEVKLARSCGIDHWRNWIPSTYYCTHSIAPVMYITDTRPVKVNGFVVPYDFNDPTQTMHMKRSDTCAVIICRMDNDAVMKSLHGALRGHGNYVRIHGNKGLMENSRHGDKHRLRVWREPWEKAEGEPTEIVYKPDFPIHHNQATAAGHGGGDFFTTYHFAEAIRTGEQPYLDVYRGIDMSIVGILAWRSALNDSSPIDVPDCRTESARRSYENDDWSPDPRRKKEGQPLSSILGTIQPSETTIAYAKKVWAKQGYRE; encoded by the coding sequence ATGGAGACTTCTGGGAAGGAACGTATCCGCGTGGGAGTTGTTGGTGCAGGGCGCGGGCAATCCTTTATGCGATCCGCAATAGCCGTCGGGCTTGAGTTGGTAGCTATCTGCGACACGTGGGAGGAGAAACTGAAGCAGGTCGGTGACCAACTCGGTGTGACTACTTACACTGACTACGATAAGTTCCTCGAACACGACATGGATGCAGTTGTACTCGCCAACTATTTTCACGAACACGCACCCTTTGCAATCAAGGCGTTTGCCGCAGACAAGCATGTGATGAGCGAATGCGCTGCCTGTCACACAATGGCGGAAGCGGTGGCGTTGGCGCGTGCGTTTGAAAAAAGTGGAAAGATTTATCTGTTCGCTGAGAACTATCCGTATATGGTCTATAATCAGGAGATGCACCGCTTGTACAAAGCGGGGCAGATCGGTGAATTCAAGTACGGCGAGGGAGAGTATGTGCACCCAGATCCCGCCGAAGTCAAACTCGCTCGCAGCTGCGGGATCGACCACTGGCGGAACTGGATTCCATCTACCTACTACTGCACCCACTCCATTGCCCCCGTGATGTACATCACGGACACCCGTCCTGTGAAGGTGAATGGGTTCGTAGTACCCTACGACTTCAATGATCCAACCCAAACGATGCACATGAAACGCAGCGACACCTGCGCTGTCATTATTTGTCGGATGGATAACGACGCAGTGATGAAATCGCTTCACGGTGCACTACGCGGACATGGAAACTACGTCCGAATCCATGGCAACAAGGGACTGATGGAAAATAGCCGTCATGGTGACAAGCATCGCCTACGTGTTTGGCGTGAGCCGTGGGAGAAGGCTGAAGGGGAGCCAACCGAAATCGTGTACAAGCCCGATTTTCCAATTCATCATAATCAAGCGACAGCCGCAGGACATGGTGGCGGAGATTTCTTTACTACTTACCACTTCGCGGAAGCAATTCGGACGGGTGAACAACCATATCTAGACGTTTACCGGGGAATCGACATGAGTATTGTCGGGATTCTTGCTTGGCGGTCTGCTCTCAACGATTCTAGTCCAATCGATGTCCCCGATTGTCGCACAGAATCGGCACGTAGGTCTTACGAAAATGACGACTGGTCTCCGGATCCAAGGCGTAAGAAAGAAGGTCAGCCATTGAGTAGCATCCTCGGCACTATTCAACCTTCGGAGACAACAATCGCATATGCTAAAAAGGTCTGGGCAAAGCAGGGGTATCGGGAGTAG
- the dnaK gene encoding molecular chaperone DnaK encodes MSKVIGIDLGTTNSCVAVLEGGEPKVLENAEGTRTTPSVVAVTKEGERLVGQVAKRQAVTNPKNTIFSVKRFMGRKYNEVSEEINRVPYEAESDKDGDVSIKIEDKQHAPPEISAMILQKMKETAESYLGEPVTQAVITVPAYFNDSQRQATKDAGRIAGLEVLRIINEPTAASLAYGLDNQKDKNIAVYDLGGGTFDISILEIGDGVFEVKSTNGDTHLGGDDFDQKIIDWLAEEFQREQGIDLRKDNMALQRLKEAAEKAKCELSTAMQTDINLPFITADASGPKHLNVNLTRAKLEQITDDLVERSLEPCRKALTDAGVSASDIEEVILVGGQTRMPKVQEAVQRLFGREPHKGVNPDEVVAIGAAIQGGVLSGDEGVKDILLLDVTPLSLGVETLGGIFTRLIERNTTIPAKKSQIFTTSQDNQTTVDVHVLQGEREQAVYNKTIGRFQLDGLPPAPRSMPQIEVAFDIDANGILNVSAKDQATGKEQHITITASSGLSEAEIDQMVKDAETHATEDQQKREEVEVHNRADSLIYETEKNLGEFGDQVDAAIKSNVENAVDELKKALESQNTEDIKAKTESLMQVWHQASEELYKQTAEAGDDPSAGPEYQSAPTDEPQSTSSSPEGEVIDADYEVVDEDKKADGDKK; translated from the coding sequence ATGAGTAAGGTCATTGGAATTGATTTAGGAACCACAAATTCGTGTGTCGCTGTTCTAGAAGGCGGTGAGCCAAAAGTGCTCGAAAACGCTGAAGGCACCAGAACAACGCCGTCTGTTGTTGCTGTTACGAAAGAGGGAGAGCGGTTGGTTGGGCAAGTTGCTAAAAGGCAGGCGGTTACCAACCCCAAAAATACCATCTTCTCCGTCAAGCGATTTATGGGACGTAAGTACAACGAGGTTAGTGAAGAAATAAACCGTGTCCCCTACGAGGCTGAGAGCGATAAAGATGGTGATGTCTCTATAAAGATTGAAGATAAACAACATGCACCGCCTGAGATTTCTGCGATGATTCTTCAGAAGATGAAAGAGACCGCAGAATCCTACCTTGGTGAGCCAGTGACGCAGGCTGTCATTACAGTTCCTGCTTATTTTAACGATTCGCAGCGTCAAGCAACGAAAGACGCGGGTAGAATCGCCGGATTGGAAGTACTTCGCATCATCAACGAGCCAACAGCTGCATCATTGGCTTACGGACTTGACAATCAGAAAGACAAAAATATTGCAGTCTACGACTTGGGTGGCGGTACTTTTGACATCTCAATCCTTGAGATCGGCGACGGTGTATTTGAGGTCAAGAGTACCAACGGCGATACCCACCTCGGCGGGGACGACTTCGATCAAAAGATCATCGACTGGCTTGCTGAAGAGTTTCAGCGGGAACAAGGAATAGATCTCCGCAAGGACAACATGGCACTGCAAAGGTTGAAAGAGGCTGCGGAAAAGGCAAAGTGTGAACTCTCAACCGCTATGCAAACCGATATTAATCTGCCTTTTATCACCGCAGATGCAAGCGGACCGAAACACCTCAACGTCAACCTGACCCGTGCAAAACTTGAGCAGATTACCGATGATCTCGTGGAACGATCGCTTGAACCATGTCGGAAAGCCCTTACAGATGCAGGGGTATCTGCGAGTGACATTGAAGAGGTCATATTGGTCGGCGGACAAACACGGATGCCGAAGGTCCAAGAAGCGGTGCAGCGATTGTTTGGTAGGGAACCCCATAAAGGGGTGAATCCAGACGAAGTCGTTGCAATTGGTGCCGCAATCCAAGGTGGTGTGCTCTCTGGCGACGAAGGCGTAAAAGACATCTTACTGCTTGACGTAACTCCCTTGTCGTTGGGCGTCGAAACGCTGGGCGGGATATTCACTCGACTCATAGAACGGAATACAACGATTCCAGCCAAGAAATCACAAATCTTTACAACATCGCAAGACAATCAGACCACTGTTGATGTACATGTATTGCAGGGCGAGCGGGAGCAGGCTGTCTACAACAAAACGATTGGCCGCTTCCAACTCGATGGCCTCCCGCCGGCGCCGCGCAGTATGCCGCAGATTGAGGTGGCGTTTGATATTGATGCAAATGGTATTCTCAATGTTTCTGCAAAGGATCAGGCGACAGGTAAGGAACAACACATTACCATTACTGCTTCGTCGGGACTGTCTGAAGCGGAGATTGATCAGATGGTCAAGGATGCCGAAACCCATGCCACCGAAGACCAGCAGAAGCGCGAAGAGGTGGAGGTGCATAATCGAGCGGATTCGCTGATCTATGAAACAGAGAAGAATCTCGGCGAGTTTGGCGATCAGGTTGATGCGGCAATCAAGAGTAATGTTGAAAATGCCGTTGACGAGCTTAAGAAAGCCCTAGAAAGCCAGAACACCGAGGATATTAAAGCGAAAACTGAAAGTCTAATGCAAGTCTGGCATCAGGCTTCGGAAGAGTTGTATAAGCAAACCGCTGAGGCTGGTGATGACCCATCGGCAGGACCAGAATATCAGAGCGCACCGACAGATGAACCACAGTCCACATCTTCATCGCCTGAAGGCGAAGTCATCGACGCTGATTATGAAGTTGTTGATGAGGACAAGAAAGCTGATGGGGACAAGAAGTAG
- a CDS encoding response regulator, giving the protein MIRHSYRILLVDDDMASLEVLGEVLTRAGYDAVSAETGYEALEIVRKASIDLALLDFNLPDTTGAELLQQIKRFQPSVPAIIMSANTSQGVKFDVFDAGAYTFISKPIDLRQLLGCVSRALDLGQQSISRHQDSRQAVSISRNTQTLQVKRLSIFRWIRIIKNK; this is encoded by the coding sequence ATGATCCGGCACAGTTATCGAATTTTGCTAGTTGATGATGATATGGCTTCTTTGGAAGTCTTGGGGGAGGTCTTAACTCGTGCCGGCTACGATGCGGTGTCCGCAGAAACTGGATATGAAGCCTTAGAAATTGTTCGGAAGGCCTCAATAGATCTTGCGCTCCTAGATTTCAACCTGCCGGACACAACGGGCGCAGAATTGCTTCAACAGATTAAGCGATTCCAGCCAAGTGTGCCTGCCATCATTATGAGTGCAAATACGTCACAGGGTGTAAAATTTGATGTATTTGACGCAGGTGCCTACACATTCATATCGAAACCGATAGATTTACGCCAGCTTCTGGGATGCGTCTCCCGCGCATTAGATCTTGGACAACAATCGATATCGCGCCATCAAGACAGCAGGCAGGCTGTTTCAATAAGTCGGAACACCCAGACGCTTCAGGTCAAGAGATTAAGCATTTTCCGATGGATTCGGATTATCAAAAATAAGTAG